A window of the Lates calcarifer isolate ASB-BC8 linkage group LG18, TLL_Latcal_v3, whole genome shotgun sequence genome harbors these coding sequences:
- the dusp16 gene encoding dual specificity protein phosphatase 16, with translation MSERPGSRSGSGMPRPGAVRPIGAEALVALLEGGLDRVVLIDSRPFVDYNASHILEAVNVNCSKLMKRRLQQDKVQIAELLQHSAKKKLELQGDQEVVVYDQSSSDPVTLSSESFLSVLLVKLERSFPSVHLLSGGFSEFSHLFPGLCEGKSTLVPSCISQPCLPVTNIGPTRILPHLYLGCQRDVLNKDLMQQNDIAYVLNASNTCPKPDFIPDSHFLRVPVNDSFCEKILPWLDRSVEFIEKAKASNARVLVHCLAGISRSATIAIAYIMKRMDMSLDEAYRFVKEKRPTISPNFNFLGQLLDFEKKIKSPHGTETKLKSLHHQEPGAEAPAHPEDPEPPACPEAPAGPGLALLEPLTLPCVLADAPEERLLAQALSGLQLPDGPEDNARLKRSFSLDIKSYGEPGGNAAHRVFVPHGGSGDAADFYKPSAFKEPTSKPCQFSPVEEVSEQSTPEQSPDKEEADGPERAPPASSSSSSSGSFTKPPPAAPNCSQQLHRSGSMEENATSFLFGLSRSQQHLAKPGSGGALKGWHSDILLGPVTVSTSSLAGGWYLSSDSTRFYSTSILSGGSGGFAAYSCGHGLEAVRRRSRQRTGDRGDSRRSWHEESSFEKQLKRRSCQMEFGDGMTDSRSREEMGKVGSQSSFSGSMEIIEVS, from the exons ATGTCGGAGCGTCCGGGGTCCAGGTCCGGATCCGGGATGCCGAGGCCCGGAGCGGTGCGGCCCATCGGGGCCGAGGCTCTGGTGGCCCTGCTGGAGGGGGGGCTGGACCGGGTGGTGCTGATCGACAGCCGGCCCTTCGTGGACTACAACGCCTCGCACATCCTGGAGGCCGTGAATGTGAACTGCTCCAAGCTGATGAagaggaggctgcagcaggacaaGGTCCAGATCGCCGAGCTGCTGCAGCACTCGGCCAAGAAGAAG tTGGAGCTGCAGGGCGATCAGGAGGTCGTCGTGTACGATCAGAGCTCCTCCGACCCGGTGACTCTCAGCTCCGAGTCTTTCCTCAGCGTCCTGTTGGTGAAGCTGGAGAGGAGTTTCCCCTCTGTCCACCTGCTGTCAG GTGGGTTCTCTGAGTTCTCCCACCTGTTCCCCGGTCTGTGTGAGGGAAAGTCCACTCTGGTTCCCTCCTGTATCTCCCAGCCCTGTCTGCCCGTCACCAACATCGGACCGACCCGCATCCTGCCTCACCTGTACCTGGGCTGCCAGAGGGATGTCCTCAACAAG gatcTGATGCAGCAAAACGACATCGCCTACGTCCTGAACGCCAGTAACACCTGCCCCAAACCAGACTTCATCCCAGACTCTCACTTCCTGAGGGTTCCTGTCAACGACTCGTTCTGTGAGAAGATCCTGCCGTGGTTGGACAGATCGGTGGAGTTCATAG agaaGGCCAAAGCCTCCAACGCTCGGGTCCTGGTTCACTGTCTGGCCGGGATCTCTCGCTCAGCCACCATCGCCATCGCCTACATCATGAAGAGGATGGACATGTCTCTGGACGAGGCGTACAG gtTTGTGAAGGAGAAGAGACCGACCATCTCTCCCAACTTCAACTTCCTGGGTCAGCTGCTGGACTTTGAGAAGAAGATAAAAAGTCCTCACGGTacagaaactaaactaaagTCCCTCCATCATCAGGAGCCCGGCGCCGAGGCCCCCGCTCATCCCGAGGACCCGGAGCCTCCGGCCTGTCCCGAGGCCCCCGCAGGCCCCGGCCTGGCCCTGCTGGAGCCCCTCACCCTGCCCTGCGTCTTAGCCGACGCCCCCGAGGAGCGTCTGCTGGCTCAGGCTCTGAGTGGCCTGCAGCTCCCTGACGGACCCGAGGACAACGCCCGGCTGAAGCGCTCCTTCTCCCTGGACATCAAGTCGTACGGCGAGCCGGGGGGGAACGCCGCTCACCGAGTGTTCGTCCCTCACGGCGGATCGGGAGACGCTGCCGACTTCTACAAACCGTCAGCCTTCAAAGAGCCGACCAGTAAACCCTGCCAGTTCTCCCCGGTGGAGGAGGTGTCGGAGCAGTCCACTCCGGAACAGAGCCCCGACAAGGAGGAGGCAGATGGCCCGGAGCGAGCACCAccggcctcctcctcctcctcgtcctcagGCAGCTTCACCAAACCTCCGCCCGCCGCTCCAAACTGTTCCCAGCAGCTGCACCGGAGCGGCAGCATGGAGGAGAACGCCACCAGCTTCCTGTTCGGCCTCTCCCGCAGCCAGCAGCACCTGGCCAAACCGGGGTCCGGCGGGGCCCTGAAAGGCTGGCATTCGGACATCCTGCTGGGCCCCGTCACCGTCTCCACCTCCTCGCTGGCTGGCGGTTGGTACCTCTCCTCCGACTCCACGCGGTTCTACTCCACCTCCATCCTGAGCGGCGGCAGCGGAGGCTTTGCGGCGTACAGCTGCGGCCACGGCCTGGAGGCGGTGCGGCGGCGCAGCCGGC